The following nucleotide sequence is from Oenanthe melanoleuca isolate GR-GAL-2019-014 chromosome 5, OMel1.0, whole genome shotgun sequence.
ACTCCCTCTCCCCACTTTGAGCACTGGCTACCATTAATGGCAGAATCATTTCTTCCAGGTAAAACTCAAACTGCTTGCGAGCACCATCATTTGACAACTCGTGCATGAGAGCACCTAGAAGAAAATTTTAAGCATAGGCACATTTGAGAGCTTGGTAAAGAGATGAAGGCAGCAATAAGAAAGAGAAGATCTGTGTATCTTGTAGCATTACTGCAGACAGGTGTAAAGACACTTAGTCTGTGAGCTTATGTAAGTCCAGGCCTTGTTTGAATATTtaccagcctgccctgcagatATTAACAAGGTGTTGGGCAGAGGAGGGACTTTGAGACCTCCTTTATGTTTTACTGCTGCTAAACATTAGGTAATTGTGCAAGGCTGCTCTTGGTTTTCCTAAAAGAAACATCATTTAAGCCAgttgctgggagagcagagcacacaACCCACATTTCATAAGCAGGAGCTTAAAGCCAAAGCTCCTCAAAGCcctcagggcaggagctgctaaATCCCTGCAaggacagagagctggggcGTGTGGCAGGGTGGGTGGCCTGCTGGGGAAGGCACTGGGGTCctgtgcagcattcccagcaggaatgccaggggctggccctgccctgcacacacagagcacagcagccagaggcACAGGCCAAGGCCCAGGGGtgaaggagctggagagaaCAGCACGTGATGGGAACCCTGGAGCAGCCCATTCCACCAGCAAAGCTGTGCTACTGCCAGCAGGGAGACAGCCTCCTTCTCCTAGGCAAGGAGCTGAAAAATTATCTGCAAAAAAGGTACCACTGAACGTTACTGTATCTGTACTGAAAATGCAATCACAGAGCTAAGTATCCCACAGGGTGGCCACAGCACGGAATCAGATGCTGAAATATCAGACATTACTTTTCAAAGAACATAAATCCATTGGTTTTAGGGCTTTATTACATAAGAGATAAAAAGAGATGGATTTTATTCATGTAGTGCCAGCCATCTTCTTTATCTCAATAAAGGACACGATTTAGAATTAACACACACGCACTTAAGTCAATTTGTATCATTCAAGTTATTTTAATAAACTCTGTACTTACTCAGATCTCTGCATTTTATAGTACTATACTCAAAGGAGATACAGAGATAGTCACATGCTTCTCTCAGCTCAGGAATAGATATCCCATCAGGACAGCGTATCACCCCAGTCTTGTAGTAATCCTGCAGGATGCACCAAGAAAAAACACAATGCACAACATCCACCAACAGAAACATTTCACCATGTCATTCATGATACCTTCTCCACAAAGAAAGCCCCCAATGTTAAACTTTATGGATCTTCCTGTCCTCAAATTTATCCCTTTTCAGAGATGCATTCAGAGTAGTGAGTTCTggttaaaattattatttaagtgACAATTATTAATACTGATaattttgctgtcttttatCTATATTTCACTGGGCTTTTCCCATTCCAAGGCTGCTGACAAAGCagtccagcagctctgctttcttgTGTGGGTATTAAATAAGGGGCCATTTCCATCTCAGACTGAAGTGTGCTTTACTCCTGTTAGCTGGAGGAAGTTCACTTCCAGTATTCTGCATTATCTAACTGCAGCTCTAAAAGGGTGGAATACATCTGAATTTGGTGAACtaaatgcaaaggaaaaggtGGACTGATTGCTGGCAGCAGTCATTTTTGGTTTCTTTCATgtgtattttctctctccctgaCTGGCACATGTTCATGTCCATGAAAATGGGGTTCATATCAAGCATTTTCCCCCCTCTACTAAACAATATAAAGAGCAATATTTATGCCATCCACAAAATCTAGATATGCAAGCTGGGTTAAACCAAGAAGTTTTACTTCTGAACAGTGCTTGCCCTAACAGTATTTGCCCCTAAGAACTCACCAGAATAGCACGAAACACAGTGGAGCCAATTCCTTCAGCAACTTCATACTCTCCTTTCTCATTGGGTCGTGTAAAGTTGTGTTCTCTGCCTGATCCAAACATCCTGCTCAAGAATTAAAGGAACTTGGGTTAGAATTCCTTACTACGGTTTTCTTGTTTgcaaataggaaaaataaaatgcaagaaattgTACAGAAAGTGCAGGGGAGAAGCAGTGCATTCTGTTCAGCTGGGATTATGTTTTTCACTTCATGATCTGCCGTGTCTTTTCTGACCACTCTTTGAGaaataatatttagaaaaagGCAGTCTCACAGGATACAGGCTTAAGGCAAATGATACATTCTTATTATAGTTACTTTTACCTCccaagctgctcctgctcagtgtCCTGCAGCCTGACATTGAGGGAAAGTGGGTTTATAAATAACCCGGTGTTAGAGCACTATTTCCGTATCTCTATTAACCGACTTTTCAATTAGCAGAAGATAAAATAAGCTTGTTCCTTGAACCAATCCCAAAGGGAGAATAACTCAGCATCACACATGCACAAAAAATCCATTGCATTAGGCAGCACCATTTACTCTGAAACTGggcatggaaaaggaaaatatttcattgctttATTTCAGCTGATATGCTTCCAGTCTGCCTGGATATTTACATGTATGCATGGACTGTATAATATACAAGTGCTTTAAATCAATTATTTAATTCTATTGATTCCTACTTCCATTTATTTCCTTGACAGCTTAGACAGAGAAGCATTTCTTGCCTTCTCAGTGACTCACCCCACTTTTCACAAAATAGAGATCCGAGGTACTATTTATCCCACACTGAGGTGATTTAAACATAGCAGAAATTGTTTAATCACATTTATTAtctgtgctgtggcacagagaTTTATATAggtgtattttaaatatgattACATCCTTGTGTGCTGAGAAATAGctcttttttaatgaaaaactcAAATCAAAAATGACACAGACaagcctttcttttctttcttgatgCAAGATTTTAAGTGCTGCCCTCTGAATCTGGATAAggcaaaaccaaacagaatttGAGCAAGTCAAGTATTAAATCTTTTCCCACCAAGCAAACATGTTAAATATGTTGCTCATTATAGTTTCTACAGAAAACATTACACACATATTGCAGCTTGCATTCAAATGTTGATCATTTAGAGCATTCAGCCTCTCTGCTGAGTGGCTCAGGGCTGTTATAGTGATTATTTGACATTTCAGAAGATAAATGGGCTGAGCTTGAACATTGCCATGGTAGGCCCACAAAGCAAATTCCTTCAAGGTTTTCCTCCTTGCTGTCTGAAAGGGACTGCTTACGTTCACTATGCCACTTTGTTTATGAAGCACTTAGCTTTAAAAACGAGGAAGAATGAGGCAGACTGAAGACAGAAGCAATGCCCAGGaacacagaaagaaatgggAACACTATGAAATGGTAATTTATTTATCAGCTGTCTTCTCTGGGTAAGAGACATCTCTTGGCTTCCCTGCCAAAACCAGAGAACTTGCATTTGATTTTTACTTAAAGACATTTGCAAACTGGTAATATTAAACAGTAGCAAGATCAGCTGCAGCAACGTGAGTCCAACAGCtatttaaacagtttaaataCCCACAATGGATTTATAGCTTTCTATAACAGCTGGGgactaaggaaaaaaacccaaaccaaacaagatACAAACCTGCCCAACATTGTGTTAGGCTGTGCAGTGAAGATGGAGGGATCCACAACAAATCTGGTGTTGTCCACGATGAGCGTTACTCGCTCGGAGGTTCTGACGTTCCGAGCTCCCTCTTTGCCATTTTCATACACAAACACCATTTCCCCACCAGCCTTGCAGCTGCCATCTGAGCTGGActggctgctgttcctgctgctggtgcccatGCTGACAACTGAACCATTGGGGGATGTCTTCtggggccgggggctgctgGGCCGGGATGAACTGTGATCCTTCTCGCGGTCTTCAGCGGCGATGACGCCgaaggagaaaaaacagaaaattaatttagagaTCTACCTGAGTTCTACACAGTTTGTGTCCTTCCAGACACAAAGCACAACAATTTGAGAAGTTAAGTACAAATTATCTTGGCTAAATCTATTCTGGTTAAAGAAACCTTCAAAAACAACTGCCCATTTATGAGATTCTGAAGTCTGCATCACCTAAACATCAAATCCACCTCACCTTCCTAAAAAttctttacaaagaaaaattactacTCTAGTACTGAGAAAGGAACTCAACATAATACAGAAGCTATTGCATCACAGTTGGTGCTACAGCTCAAAGAAACAAACCATGTTttgtcactttaaaaaaatccctatttCCTCTATTTCCAAATACAGTAAAGGGGAAGTATTCGGTCAATTATCTTTGAAAAAATTAGATTGTGCTTGTGATTTGAACTAAATAAGAGCATCATGCAGGAATAGACACTGCAGACTGAAAAAGAAGTTGCAGCCTATTCAGGAAGGGTATTCCCAGTCCAGGGCACATGCAAGAAATCTGTATATTGTGCCACCAACGAGTAACACTTTTTGTTGTATTCCTTGAACAAAACAGTACTCAAATTTAGAGAACTTTAATCCTGAAATGCAGAGATCTGCACACACCAGAGTGATACTGTCTTGTTGGTGAAGTGACATTCCTGATGCACGGAGTGAGCTGAGATTCTGCTCGTTCGTGGGACGAGTCACGAGATCTGTCGCTGGATCTGCGCCTGTCCCTCGACCTCTCGTGTCCACCGCTCGCACCGTGGAGACTCATTTTGCTGTAGTCTATTCCTTTAGCAACACGGGATGAGGTGCTGGGAACAGAAATAAGAGACATGTTCAGCAGTTTGAAATTTCAGAGGCACTACACACCTAAATTTTCAAGGCATTCACACTCCACAGACATGTTGTTCCACGATTAGGATTATCCAGCTCCGTTTGCTTTGTTGTACTCACgtttgtatttaaaaacaattaattacTTGGAACATTAAACAGACAGCAGGAATTACCTGTTAGCTGCTGTGTGATTTACAGAGACAGCACCTGATCAGCTGAGCCTGCCTGTGAAGATGCATTCACACAAATCTCTTCAAGAATGGGTAGGTCAAACACaaatcagcattttattttgattcttACTGTTATATTAAATGTTCTGATCAAAGAATGAAATTAGAGGTTAGGggtcatttttttcccaaggcaACCTGTTTTGGCAAAACCTTCTCAGACCACAGGCTGACTTTGCACTTTTCCTGCAACTTGGCTACTTTTGCAAAGGGCAGTCTCAAATGAGGGGATCTATCAAGACACACCAGCCAAAAGTTTGTTTCTGCACATTCTGTTTGGAATTTTCACTTATTCTTAAAAAGAACAATAGTAAGCCATCACAACCCAGGCAGCAAGTATGAACTATACTATCAAAGCCACAACTTAGCAGACTGTCAGTAACAAGTAGGATATTTGTTCCAAATTTAATGTAATGGTTTAAGATGTTTTAGACTGTGATTAAGTTACATTACTCAATTTAAGATATCAATTACATTTTGCAATTATTAAATCAACCAACAAAACTAGTCACTTTTGAGATCCACAACTCTCAGAAACtatctaaaaattaaaaatcaactTGCAATAGCTATTGTTGAATTCACCAAAAATCCTTGTATCTTCTCATTATACTCTTTTAAAGAGACAAATTTATGTCTGGACAGCAGAGACATGTCTGTGTCCTTGCACTCCACTGGAATTCCTAAAGCAGCTGTTTATCTTTCAAGTGTGAGACAACAGTCCTTATCTATAGGTTTAACTGAAGAAATTCTCAAAGCCTCAGGTAGTGGATAACCCAAACAGAAACCTGCACAGCTACAAGATCTGACAGACAAAGCAGAGTGCTGATTTCCCAGAGGAACCCCAATGCCCCATTTGCTGGCAGCCTGCAGATCCCATAACTCCTACCAGGAGACCTGAAACCATGACTGCAGGGATGCTGTAGAACACACAGAGGTAACAATGATGGCCTGGCTAAGACAAGCACAACAAATACAAAAGCATTCACTGGACAAGTAGGTTGAGCAGTGTCCTCTTTTTAGGTTGCTTATAAGtagggacagaaaaaaaaaaaaaaaaaaaaaaaaaatcaaggcttTCCATTAGCATGAGAGGTTGCAGTTTCAGGTTTCAGTGATTGACAGGAAGAGGAGCTTAAGTGAGAACACAAAGGCCGTGACAGATGAGTGCTCAGCACAAGGCAAGGAGTCAGAAATGTGCCTCTCACTAAGGCACAGAGCTTCTCCCCACCCTGCCTGAATGAGGGCAGGATCTCCTGTCCACAAAGCACGAGTTTGGTGCAGAGGGAATCTACTGCAATCCTCTTTCCTGCCAAGCTTGAAATATGCTGCAGCAAGAAATGCATCTTTGGGATGTGGAGTCAGCCAAAGGTCTATTGAACAAGAGAGAAGAACTGCAAACCTTGCTTCTGGCTGAAAACACTCAGATTTACAGTCCAAGAATAATGATCCCAGCACTTccattaaaaggaaatttcctCAGGACTTCCAATGCAGTTCTGAAGGTATTAAGATTTATAACATTTCAGCATGGCTAACATATCTCCTTGCTTGTTTTACCTCTCTATTTACCTCTCTATTTCACTTTGTTTTCAAAGTGAAATGTGCAAAAGTTTGCAAGAGTGAGATCTgcaaacctcaaaaaaaaaaaaaccctaaacaaaaCAACAATTTAGGAAAAACCTCTGCACCTTTCCTTTGAGACAGATACATACATACAAAATATAAccattttaaaagataaaaaccaCACCTATAAATTATTAGAAACATGGATTACAGTCTCAAATTCAAGACCAAAGTCTAGCCCCAGTTTAAACACAACAATATTCATTACTACTACAGCTAAACTTCCAaaaaatggtgatttttttttttgttgtttgttttttaaagaagttcTGTATCTCATCCATGCATTTATATTTGCATGCTCTGGTATAATCAAGGGTGCCTCAAAAAGGGGTGTGTATGTGTGGAGTACTCAAACACCTACATAGCAATCTGGTGACAAAACATCTCTAAATCCCAATAAAGCCTCATGTGATCAGGCCTCTGTTGAAGCACAGCTTTGATCCTAGACCTGATAGCATTTCCAGCCATGCTGTGAGAAAACAGAGTTTTGCAGGTGTCACATTTTATAGTATCAAAATGCATGACTCACTGTTTCTCAGGCACTAAAGAGCTctatttgctttaaataagGGAAACACACTAGAAAATGAAACTGAACCACTGTAATGGGATGCAGGCTTATCACACATTTTGGCAGAGCAAACACGAATTCCCCTTTAATAGAGAAGGCAATTAAAATGTGATTCTTAATCCAGAGAAGCATCTAAAGCCACATTAGCCTCCAAGCAGTGATTCAGAGTTCCCAGTGAAGCAGGGCAAACCCTGGTGAATAATCTCTTTGCAGGAGCTGATAAGAACAGGTGCTACAGGAAGCCACACTGACTCAGCTGGCACCACGCTTCCTCCTGAGCCTGCCCCAAGGAAGGGCCATGGCAGGCACAGCTTACCTCCAAGTGGCAACTGGGGCTACTTCTGCTttggtgccagcagccagcaagCCTGGAGGAGAGGGGCAGTGCTCAGGGATGAGCtatcctgctcctgctgccagccacagccatcctgcagagcctgggccaTCAGTTCAGCTCAGCTCAACACTGCGAGACGCAGAGGCTGCCAGCTGGAGGAGGACACCATCCCTGAATAGTAAATCAACTGCTTCTGAAACAGACAGATCACTAAATAATTTCAAAGGGCTGTTCAAACTGCAGCTGGCCACAGCAGTCATTTGCTTGCTCCTATGTTGCACTTTCTTCCTTTAATGCACAGATTAATGCTAACTGTGAGACCGATGCATCATCTATGAGCCACAAGATGCAAGCCAAAATTGTAATATTTTTGAGAATTCAAGCAGTTTGACATGAGAAAGCACTGGCTGAATCATGAATCTTCATTCATCTTAGTAACAGCCATCTAAAATGTCAATCTTAAACCTCATCACCATTGAGTCACAGTTCACAAAAACTAGTTTTTGAGCTGTTGGATGTGTACCAACACAAATTCAAGGTTCCATGTGTTCAATAGCATGAGCACATAAATGCTACCCCTTCAATACAACTTGGCTCTACAATGAACAAGAACACTAACATGACTTTAAATCTGAACTAAGGGAAAATACAGAGGTGGAGCTCAGCCTGTCAGAAGAGACAGGCATTGGCTTTACCCTGCAATACCTGACTAGGAAAGTTgtgtccctgagctgctctaTTGGTACTCTGAAAAAGGAGCTCATTTGTGGCCAGTGCATATGAAAGATCTgtgacttttattttcctgtaaagAGGCTTTAGAAGAAGTTGAAAGtattcaaagaaaaaggaagacagAACTACCATGTAATTTTGACTTATTTGATAGAAGGGCTTGGTCACatcctgtttttcctctctaaCAAAGCCAGTGGGGCCAGCAGGTTGTTTCTGCAGGGAATGCACAAAGCCTCCACTGCACACCAGCAATATGAGGGACTAAGTACAAACTGGCCTCAGTGAGGAAGGCAAGACAAACTggcattccctggggagctccaCAGCCCTGTTGGTGCAGCTTCCTACCAATCTACACCAGGACTgaccaaagcagagctgccccattTGAAGAACAGGCAAACAGGAACTCCTGTGGCCCACAGGAGCACTATACAGACAGACACACCAGCAGGACTCCTCCAACAGCAGTGACACACTGCAAGCTCCAGGTGCCACCATCCATGGCTGCCAAGCTGCATACACCCAAAATCTCAGCCACAGCACCTgtggagccagcacagagccttGCTTCAAACCTCCAAGGAAGAGAGCTGAAGCTCACCCTGAAAAGAAGTATTTGCAAAGTCAGCTTTCAATGGATCCCTCAGCTGTTGACCACCAGCTGCACTCAGGCTGTGGATAaggcacagcaccagcccatAAACAGAATTTCCTCCAGTGTGCTGAATGACATATTGCATTTAATATAAAAGggtaagagaggaaaaagaacaaagaaaacacCATTTTAAGCCCTCATCCCTTCATTCACTAAAGCTGGAAAACACTCCATATATGTAAGACCACCTAGTACCCAAAAGTTTATAAAAGGGAAGAACATCTTGCTTTATCAATTACTTTcctacagggaaaaaaagatacaCCCTCCCCCAGATAAACaaactcaaaccaaaacaaaccaaacaacctCATGAATATTCATGTATTTTGGCAATATTCACAAATTCAATACTCATTTTTCCCTGGCTCCAAAGGAACATTGGAACATGTGAACTACACTCATTCAAGAACTTAAGTCAGctatagaaattattttccccctCAGACAGGGATCAAGGAAGCTCTGGCTTTGTAAGGGAATGaggcattttctttaaaagcagtTGCCTCatgaagaaaaccaaataaGCTCAAGGTTTTATTTAAGCAAATCTATTTAATATGATgtgaaggagggaaaaaaagtaccATCAAAATGGCAACTTGTCATACTGGTAATGCTTCCTATTTTTGTAGTTAAGGGAagagctgtttttaaaaaatgtaaatgctcTTCAATTTAATGATGCTTTGGAGTCATCTGTGGAAGGAGAGCTTCAGTTTGTCTTTATACATAACAACAGATTGCTTTGAATATATTACTAATTATTACAAGAAGTCATTAGACCGAATTAATCCTACTGCCAAAACAATTAGCATGTATTCCAACATAAAAACTCCATGTGCATCCTACTGAATACTGCCAATAAATACACTTGTTTTATAAAACCAGTTCTTGTCTACACAGAATTATGGTGCTTAACCAATATACTTATTACTCCCAAACTCACCCTGAAACCTTCATAAATTAAAAGGACGCAGCAGTGGAAAATGAACCAagatttttaacccttttttccccctatcATTTAGAACTTGTATTAACTCTCCTTAACATATAAACTCAGATGCACCCTGTGCTAGGGTGATAACCATAATCAACACTTGTagagccaggctgcagagctttATCTGTGCACTAAGTTACAGCTGCCGTGCTCGAGGCTTTAGGAGAAATCCCTTCTGCTCATCCTGCCAGGACTTACACAACGACAGCGCTTGTGtccctcttcctccccctcAGCCTGCTCTTTGTCAGCAGACATTTCAATTGACCTGCACACAAAGGACACTACTCTGCCTTTTCCTCGTTCTGCCCCTGAATAATGCCCACACATTATTCCCCTTAACAAATACTCACCTTCCTCTCGTGTCTATCAGGGAGGAAACACAGAAGCACGGGAACAATTTCGGTATCAGAGCACAAAGGAATTCTGTTCCTTCCAAAAAGGCAGCTTTGAAAGCCAGATCAGCATCCTTTGGCATCACTTGTTAAGTTGAGCATATTTGATATTTCCATCGCTTCCTCAGTAGCTCAGGGCACCGCCGGCGAGCCGCACTTTTCCCTCCATCACCTTCCGCGGCAGGATGCGCGGAGAGCGGCTCGCAGAGCGCGCTGGATGCCGAGTGTCTGGGGTTTCTGTGCCTCAGCCATGACGTGTGACCCCGCACTGCCGCGGGCCCGCAGCCATTGGGCacggccgggcagggcagggcacggcagggcagggcagggccagccccgGCTGCCGCAGCTATTCCGGTCCCGGGCTCCGCGCACGCACGGCCGGGAAGTGTTCCCGCAGCTTCCTCAGCCCCGCCACCGCCGCCGGGAAATGTTCCCGCAGCTTCACCCGACACACGCACACCGCCGGGAAATGTTCCCGCAGCTTCACCCGACACACGCACACCGCCGGGAAATGTTCCCGCAGCTTCACCCGACACACGCACACCGCCGGGAAATGTTCCCGCAGCTTCACCCGACACACGCACACCGCCGGGAAATGTTCCCGCAGCTTCACCCGACACACGCACACCGCCGGGAAATGTTCCCGCAGCTTCACCCGACACACGCACACCGCCAGGAAAAGGTTCCTGCCACTTCCCTTGGCACGGCTCTCCTGGGCAGGGATCAGCCCCAGCACACGCACACCCCGGGAAATGTTCCCGAACTCCTTCCCCCCGCTCGGCTCTCCCGAGCAGCGATCAGACCCGACACGCAAATCCACGCACTTCCAGGGACGCTGTTTGTTCCCGTAAAGTCTGCCCggattaatatttaaaatgaattcATCTGACACTGAGTTCATAAGCAGGTACAGCAAGGCAGCACAACCTCTATTTTTTAACTACAAGCACCCCTTTTCCAGCAAGCTTAAGCTAGGGAAAATGTACTATTCTTTGTAATAACTTAAACATCAGTAGTAGATAATTACATTAATCAGTACATTTACTGGTCAGAAACCACTGTGCATCAATAAGTCATCGAGGCCAGCCCACCACATActaaaagcagcaaagcaaatcaaattaatttgcAAGTCAGTAAAATTTTCCAAAGATTTTTTGGTGGGAGGATAACTATGAGACAGCTTTCTTTAAATGATTCTTTTTAGAATGTCTGCAGGCTGCTCTAAGGAGTCACAAAACACTGGAGGAATAGCTTAAAAGTAAGTCCTACAGTAAATAACAATCAAGATGTCGTAAGGTGGAAATTAAAACATGATGCAAGCTGAAGAAACAAGGAGGATTGTTCAGCAAATGACTGCTGTGATAAAGAGGGAAGTCAGTAGGAAAAACAAGAGACTTGTGATTAGAAAGGCAGGAGAACATCAGCATTCCAGGCTCAAGAGTCAGCTCTCCACACATGGAAGGAAGATTTCTGCTCATACAATTTCAATTACCCGAACCAGTGAATTTTCTCCTGGTTTTAGGGTCTTGTGATGGTTCACACAAGCACCCTCCCCATGCCCCAGGGGAAGAATTACCATCAGCCTTGTgagccttttcttcccttcaatATAAGCCAAGGAAGACACTGCTAGAAGAAGCTGCATGAAATGCATCCTGGAAAAACCTCTTTCAGGAATTTTTTGCCTCTAATGGAACAGTCCCCCAGCAGCAAGAGAAAGTATCCTGGTTCCCTGTATGTGGGCTCTTCTCCACAGCAGAATTAGgatgtgttttcttcttcactCCTACATCAGGTAGAAAGAGCATGCCATGGATGGATTGgctcccaaaccccacaaaaccacCCCTCAGGACAGGACGTGCACCCATCAAAACCTTACAAAGACAGTCCAGAAGCCACACTTGACTTGGGGCTCCATGAAAAGGAGCCCTCAAAAAGAATTCTCACTGCTTAATTTGGGGGCTGCCACAGGATCTTCCTTCAGCTCAAAGCAGAAACTCTGTCAACACTTTCCACCCTCAAAATTCTTTAATATTCACATAATTCTGGTCTTCAGTGGGTTCTCTCAACCATGAGTAATGTAGTTAGTAATGCAGTTCCATTTCAGGAAAGGATCTCATGAGTGGAGTGTTCACTTGCCAAAGGGATTTCTTAAAGCAGCAAGGACTTAACATTTAGGAGAAAACACATTCACACCTTATGACTTCTACCAAGCTACCCAAACACAAGACCTTCATAAAAAACACTGGTTGCCTTTATCTATATACCAATTTCTGCTCCATTTTCAACATGgatgttaaataaaaatcaaactaaGAAACTCAGAGCAATATTATCCTCCATAGAACTGGAAAGGATctcaatttattaaaaaacagcTTCAGAAGTTCAAATTCAAAAGAGCTGGGACCAAACACAAATTCTATGGAGCCATTACAGTTTCCATTCTCAGAGATTAAAGGTACAAACAATGAAAAGTTGTCCATAAAAAATTCTAGCTCTGAGCACAATCACCTCTAAAGTGCTTTGTGTCCTAATTAAATGTGCCCAAGTCCACCACAAATATAATCTGATAACATTTGGGAAAGGCAATTTGGGTGCTGAAGAAGTTCAGGATTTAGGGCGTGCTTTTGCCCTGGAAGTTGCTAAGTTCCCCTTCTCAGCAGTGTCAATAAGCTGTCATTGCAGACATCAAGGATgtcaaaaaggaaataaaaaccagtCCCCACAACTCCTAAGATCACTCACTAGACATTGGGTACCTTACAAAAGATTAACAGACTGGTGTTTTTGCAAGTCATCACTGAGTGCAGCCCA
It contains:
- the BTBD10 gene encoding BTB/POZ domain-containing protein 10 isoform X1, with product MPKDADLAFKAAFLEGTEFLCALIPKLFPCFCVSSLIDTRGSTSSRVAKGIDYSKMSLHGASGGHERSRDRRRSSDRSRDSSHERAESQLTPCIRNVTSPTRQYHSDREKDHSSSRPSSPRPQKTSPNGSVVSMGTSSRNSSQSSSDGSCKAGGEMVFVYENGKEGARNVRTSERVTLIVDNTRFVVDPSIFTAQPNTMLGRMFGSGREHNFTRPNEKGEYEVAEGIGSTVFRAILDYYKTGVIRCPDGISIPELREACDYLCISFEYSTIKCRDLSALMHELSNDGARKQFEFYLEEMILPLMVASAQSGERECHIVVLTDDDVVDWDEEYPPQMGEEYSQIIYSTKLYRFFKYIENRDVAKSVLKERGLKKIRLGIEGYPTYKEKVKKRPGGRPEVIYNYVQRPFIRMSWEKEEGKSRHVDFQCVKSKSITNLAAAAADIPQDQLVALHPTPQVDELDILPMHPAPGSSEPEAEGQNPPL
- the BTBD10 gene encoding BTB/POZ domain-containing protein 10 isoform X3, with protein sequence MSLHGASGGHERSRDRRRSSDRSRDSSHERAESQLTPCIRNVTSPTRQYHSDREKDHSSSRPSSPRPQKTSPNGSVVSMGTSSRNSSQSSSDGSCKAGGEMVFVYENGKEGARNVRTSERVTLIVDNTRFVVDPSIFTAQPNTMLGRMFGSGREHNFTRPNEKGEYEVAEGIGSTVFRAILDYYKTGVIRCPDGISIPELREACDYLCISFEYSTIKCRDLSALMHELSNDGARKQFEFYLEEMILPLMVASAQSGERECHIVVLTDDDVVDWDEEYPPQMGEEYSQIIYSTKLYRFFKYIENRDVAKSVLKERGLKKIRLGIEGYPTYKEKVKKRPGGRPEVIYNYVQRPFIRMSWEKEEGKSRHVDFQCVKSKSITNLAAAAADIPQDQLVALHPTPQVDELDILPMHPAPGSSEPEAEGQNPPL
- the BTBD10 gene encoding BTB/POZ domain-containing protein 10 isoform X2 yields the protein MAGRPHPYDSNSSDPENWDRKLHNRPRKLCKHSSTSSRVAKGIDYSKMSLHGASGGHERSRDRRRSSDRSRDSSHERAESQLTPCIRNVTSPTRQYHSDREKDHSSSRPSSPRPQKTSPNGSVVSMGTSSRNSSQSSSDGSCKAGGEMVFVYENGKEGARNVRTSERVTLIVDNTRFVVDPSIFTAQPNTMLGRMFGSGREHNFTRPNEKGEYEVAEGIGSTVFRAILDYYKTGVIRCPDGISIPELREACDYLCISFEYSTIKCRDLSALMHELSNDGARKQFEFYLEEMILPLMVASAQSGERECHIVVLTDDDVVDWDEEYPPQMGEEYSQIIYSTKLYRFFKYIENRDVAKSVLKERGLKKIRLGIEGYPTYKEKVKKRPGGRPEVIYNYVQRPFIRMSWEKEEGKSRHVDFQCVKSKSITNLAAAAADIPQDQLVALHPTPQVDELDILPMHPAPGSSEPEAEGQNPPL